The following coding sequences lie in one Alicyclobacillus curvatus genomic window:
- the selB gene encoding selenocysteine-specific translation elongation factor has translation MDSRFVIIGTAGHIDHGKTALVYALTGKNTDRLKEEQARGISIDIDFAPLRFNDGLLVGMVDVPGHERFIRNMLAGAAGIDAALLTIDVNEGIKPQTEEHLAILQILGVSSIVVALTKCDLADFEWIEMVRSVVAEVLAETPYAEAAVISTSAVTGLGLPELKAALHELAMHTSSRDAKGAFRLPLDKVFSIPGFGTVVSGTVWRGTVAVGDHLEFLPGRRPVRVRGIQSHGQVVSSVQAGQRAALNLVGIGHDEIHRGDTVAGAGTLSESRLLDIHVQVLTGYEQGLAHRDRVHVHLGTAQTIGRILLLETDLVEPGGSSYAQLLLEHAVVCEPGDHFVIRSYSPIFTIGGGHVVDDSPARLYRRKRPHVVAELKARDSASPLERVVRLATEAPVTAAAIAAHLGYTQDEAEALVASGSSTGRLVQLPTGWMASEAALQLVEECFQAMSEAHRKHRFRPWLARRDVTGTRLSTLATRDFDWVLQEGVRAGRFELESGMVRVAGWQVKLSDEERDIYRQLLELLQQAGIEGANRSEMTARFQRRDRIADALLHYSLEIGDAVPLQGGLLVSKQVFVQALKQIQLLYEQSGAFTVAEVRDLLQSSRKPTVNLLETLDARGITSRIGDTRKFVNKRDNVY, from the coding sequence GTGGATTCAAGGTTTGTGATTATTGGTACAGCTGGTCACATTGACCACGGCAAAACTGCTCTGGTCTACGCCTTGACGGGTAAAAATACGGATCGTCTGAAAGAAGAACAGGCGCGCGGCATCTCCATTGACATCGACTTTGCACCGCTTCGCTTCAATGACGGGTTACTGGTCGGTATGGTCGATGTTCCGGGGCATGAGCGTTTCATTCGCAATATGTTGGCAGGAGCCGCGGGTATCGACGCGGCTCTCCTTACGATTGACGTAAATGAAGGTATTAAGCCGCAGACCGAAGAGCATCTGGCGATTTTGCAGATCCTCGGGGTTTCGAGCATTGTCGTCGCCCTGACCAAGTGTGATCTTGCAGATTTTGAGTGGATAGAGATGGTCAGGAGTGTCGTGGCGGAGGTGCTCGCCGAAACACCGTATGCGGAGGCTGCGGTAATTTCTACGAGCGCAGTAACCGGGCTGGGGCTGCCGGAATTGAAAGCAGCGTTACATGAACTGGCCATGCACACATCCTCCCGGGACGCGAAAGGTGCCTTTCGCCTGCCTCTCGACAAAGTGTTTTCGATTCCGGGCTTCGGGACGGTAGTCAGTGGCACAGTGTGGCGGGGGACTGTGGCTGTTGGAGACCATCTCGAGTTTCTTCCCGGCCGGCGTCCTGTGCGCGTCCGCGGCATTCAGTCCCATGGTCAGGTTGTCTCGTCGGTGCAGGCAGGTCAGCGTGCAGCGCTCAACCTTGTCGGCATCGGGCACGATGAGATTCACCGCGGCGACACCGTTGCTGGTGCCGGGACATTGTCAGAGAGCCGGCTGCTCGATATTCACGTGCAGGTCTTAACCGGCTATGAGCAAGGACTCGCCCATCGGGACAGGGTTCATGTCCATCTTGGCACCGCTCAAACCATCGGGCGAATCCTGTTGCTTGAGACGGATTTGGTGGAGCCGGGCGGGTCATCCTATGCTCAGTTGTTACTGGAGCACGCCGTCGTTTGCGAGCCTGGGGACCACTTTGTGATTCGCAGCTACTCGCCTATCTTCACAATCGGCGGCGGCCATGTCGTGGATGACTCACCAGCAAGGTTGTACCGGCGCAAGCGCCCGCACGTCGTCGCTGAACTCAAGGCACGAGACAGTGCTTCGCCCCTCGAGCGCGTTGTCCGCCTCGCGACAGAAGCACCCGTCACGGCAGCCGCGATTGCAGCACATCTTGGCTATACGCAGGACGAAGCAGAAGCCCTTGTTGCAAGTGGCAGCAGCACCGGACGGCTGGTACAGCTTCCGACAGGCTGGATGGCGAGTGAGGCTGCTTTGCAACTGGTTGAAGAGTGTTTTCAGGCAATGTCTGAGGCCCATCGCAAGCACAGGTTTCGACCGTGGTTGGCTCGCCGCGACGTCACCGGAACGCGTCTTTCCACGCTCGCAACCCGTGACTTTGATTGGGTTTTGCAAGAAGGGGTCCGTGCTGGCCGCTTCGAACTTGAGTCAGGCATGGTTCGGGTGGCAGGCTGGCAGGTGAAGTTAAGTGATGAGGAACGAGACATCTACCGACAGTTGTTGGAACTCCTGCAACAAGCGGGAATTGAAGGCGCGAATCGCTCCGAAATGACGGCACGGTTTCAGAGGCGCGATAGGATTGCCGATGCGTTGCTTCATTATTCGCTTGAAATCGGTGACGCAGTCCCGCTTCAGGGTGGGTTGTTGGTGTCGAAACAGGTGTTTGTCCAAGCGCTGAAACAGATTCAGCTTCTGTATGAACAGTCCGGTGCCTTTACAGTGGCAGAGGTTCGCGATTTGCTGCAAAGCAGTCGCAAGCCGACAGTCAACTTGCTCGAAACCCTCGACGCACGCGGGATTACGTCGAGAATTGGTGACACCAGGAAGTTTGTGAATAAAAGGGATAATGTGTATTAA
- a CDS encoding HPr family phosphocarrier protein, whose translation MMEKTVVVNLRSGLLARPAALFVQEANRFSSDIFVEKDGKSVNAKSIMGIMSLAIAHGQEVVIKADGSDAENAVNRLAEMITKEE comes from the coding sequence ATGATGGAAAAAACAGTGGTTGTCAATCTTCGCTCAGGGCTGCTGGCACGCCCAGCTGCGCTGTTTGTACAGGAAGCCAACCGCTTTTCGTCTGATATCTTTGTTGAAAAAGACGGAAAGTCTGTCAATGCGAAGAGCATCATGGGCATCATGTCGCTTGCCATCGCCCACGGACAAGAGGTTGTCATCAAGGCTGACGGTTCTGATGCAGAGAATGCCGTCAATCGCCTGGCTGAAATGATAACGAAAGAGGAATAG
- a CDS encoding MBL fold metallo-hydrolase, which yields MDFVSLNSETKVLPGAVNMGVVSTSEGLVAVDTGLDRQSAKRILRVSESLGQPLIAIVNTHAHADHFGGNHALLAKHPHVRVFAPVDEAAIIRQPMFEPQYLWQGAQPFSGLKNKFLLAEASRVDVEFGSDDTWIIGQTEFRSILLPGHAHGQCGIVVNDVLFAADSYFGVSITDKHGIPYMVDYKQTLQSAKAVQQVSVSWWVPGHGEATNDPAADVHHLCVRHEQAFAEVVRYVQTASGVTLDELTGVICREFKVTPNNPSAWLLVRTTVAAYVSAAVESRDIELSVLDGVLRLTASNSNHFESADADKQV from the coding sequence ATGGATTTTGTTTCATTAAATTCCGAGACCAAAGTCTTACCGGGAGCCGTGAATATGGGGGTTGTTTCCACCTCTGAGGGACTGGTTGCGGTTGATACGGGCCTCGACAGACAGTCAGCGAAGCGGATTCTCCGTGTTAGTGAGTCCCTCGGTCAACCACTCATAGCCATTGTAAATACCCATGCACACGCAGATCATTTCGGTGGCAACCACGCTCTGCTTGCCAAACATCCGCACGTACGCGTCTTCGCACCTGTCGACGAAGCCGCAATCATTCGCCAGCCAATGTTCGAGCCACAGTACTTATGGCAGGGAGCACAGCCTTTTTCTGGCCTGAAAAACAAATTTCTACTGGCAGAGGCGAGTCGAGTTGACGTGGAATTTGGGTCCGATGACACGTGGATAATTGGACAGACGGAGTTTCGTTCAATTCTGTTGCCGGGCCACGCCCATGGGCAGTGCGGCATCGTTGTCAATGATGTTTTGTTTGCAGCAGACAGTTACTTTGGTGTAAGTATCACAGACAAACATGGGATTCCGTATATGGTCGACTATAAGCAGACCCTGCAGAGCGCCAAAGCAGTGCAACAGGTATCCGTTTCCTGGTGGGTACCGGGACACGGTGAAGCGACCAATGACCCGGCTGCAGACGTTCATCACTTATGTGTAAGACATGAACAGGCTTTTGCAGAAGTTGTCCGATATGTGCAAACCGCGTCGGGTGTAACACTTGACGAGCTAACTGGGGTGATTTGCAGGGAATTCAAGGTAACACCAAACAATCCTTCGGCTTGGTTGTTGGTGAGGACTACCGTTGCCGCATATGTAAGTGCAGCGGTTGAGAGTCGCGATATCGAGTTATCGGTTCTTGACGGCGTCTTAAGATTGACGGCTTCAAATTCCAACCATTTCGAATCTGCTGACGCGGACAAACAGGTCTGA
- the whiA gene encoding DNA-binding protein WhiA: MSFAAQTKKELTAIVNEPCCTLAELQALVELNGKVRLVDGRRMLEVETENVSTARRIYTELRKAIGVHPEVSVRKKMRLKKNNVYSVRLLQGVDQALTGLSLAAEADGSIRLIHSIPNKTCCRRAYLRGAFLAAGSVNDPGSNSYHLEMTVQSILQAQRIQDLTAEYELRPKVIPRKNGFVVYLKEGEKIVEFLSVIGAHQALLRFEDVRILKGMRNQVNRLVNCETANMNKTIGAAVRQLDVIQTIDERMGLHNLPDHLREVAEMRRRFPDANLQELVERMQNRVTKSGLNHRLKKLEQIADNLRSAKA; encoded by the coding sequence GTGTCTTTCGCAGCACAGACAAAAAAAGAGCTAACCGCAATCGTAAACGAACCCTGTTGTACGCTTGCTGAACTACAGGCGTTGGTTGAGTTGAACGGCAAGGTTCGTCTGGTAGATGGCCGGCGCATGCTCGAAGTGGAGACCGAGAACGTATCTACAGCCCGGCGCATCTATACCGAGCTGCGCAAGGCCATCGGCGTGCACCCCGAGGTTTCTGTCCGCAAGAAAATGAGACTGAAGAAAAACAATGTCTATTCTGTGCGCCTTTTGCAGGGCGTTGACCAGGCTTTGACAGGTCTCAGCCTCGCTGCAGAAGCGGATGGAAGTATTCGATTGATACATTCGATACCGAACAAGACATGCTGCCGCCGGGCTTATCTGAGGGGGGCGTTTCTTGCAGCGGGATCGGTCAATGACCCCGGAAGCAACTCATACCATCTCGAGATGACGGTTCAGTCCATTCTCCAGGCGCAGCGGATACAGGATTTAACCGCCGAATACGAATTGCGCCCAAAGGTCATCCCGCGTAAAAACGGCTTCGTAGTGTACCTTAAGGAAGGCGAAAAGATTGTTGAGTTTCTCAGCGTGATTGGGGCTCATCAAGCACTGCTCCGATTCGAGGATGTCCGGATTTTGAAGGGCATGCGCAACCAAGTGAATCGGCTGGTCAATTGTGAAACGGCGAACATGAACAAAACCATCGGGGCAGCCGTCAGACAGCTCGACGTCATTCAGACCATTGACGAGCGAATGGGGCTGCATAACCTGCCGGATCATCTTCGTGAGGTAGCCGAGATGCGCCGTCGATTCCCTGACGCGAATTTACAAGAATTGGTTGAAAGGATGCAAAACAGAGTCACGAAATCAGGTCTCAACCACCGTTTGAAGAAACTCGAACAGATTGCCGACAATCTGCGTAGTGCCAAGGCCTAA
- the rapZ gene encoding RNase adapter RapZ: MATRIEVIVMTGMSGAGKTVAMQALEDIGFFCVDNLPPALIPKFVEVIQQSGQQKRVALACDLRGGDLFHPLQETVTQLRQTPGFEVMLVFLDASDEALVRRYKETRRRHPFVDGARLLDGIEAERNALVQVKASADLILDTSDWKPARLKQELASRLVKSPYTLPVHIISFGFKYGIPIDADMVFDVRFLPNPHYVESLRPYTGEDTPVYDYVMQWPATQEFLQRTEELIDFLLPQFTKEGKSQLVIAVGCTGGKHRSVAVSRHILEHLRDQADAYLTHRDSAREG; the protein is encoded by the coding sequence ATGGCGACGCGCATTGAAGTGATAGTGATGACGGGTATGTCAGGCGCAGGCAAGACGGTTGCAATGCAGGCACTAGAAGACATCGGGTTTTTCTGCGTGGACAATTTGCCGCCTGCACTCATCCCAAAGTTTGTTGAGGTCATTCAGCAAAGTGGACAGCAAAAACGGGTTGCGTTAGCGTGCGACTTGCGCGGCGGGGATTTGTTTCACCCTTTACAGGAAACCGTGACTCAACTGCGACAAACCCCTGGATTCGAGGTCATGCTCGTCTTTTTAGACGCCAGTGATGAAGCACTTGTCCGACGTTATAAAGAAACCCGCCGCCGCCATCCATTCGTCGATGGAGCGCGACTGCTCGACGGCATCGAGGCCGAGCGAAACGCTCTGGTACAGGTAAAGGCTTCAGCGGATCTCATCCTTGACACAAGTGATTGGAAACCTGCACGGCTGAAGCAGGAACTCGCCAGCCGACTGGTAAAGAGTCCGTACACACTGCCTGTGCACATCATTTCGTTTGGATTTAAGTATGGGATTCCGATTGATGCAGATATGGTCTTTGATGTTCGTTTTCTGCCGAATCCGCACTACGTGGAATCACTTCGGCCGTACACGGGAGAAGACACTCCGGTCTATGACTATGTTATGCAATGGCCCGCCACTCAGGAGTTCCTGCAGCGTACAGAGGAATTGATAGATTTTTTGCTGCCCCAGTTCACCAAAGAAGGCAAAAGCCAACTCGTGATTGCCGTTGGTTGTACCGGCGGGAAACACCGATCCGTTGCTGTCAGCCGTCACATTCTTGAGCACTTGCGCGATCAAGCGGACGCATATTTGACGCATCGCGACAGTGCGAGGGAGGGCTGA
- a CDS encoding YvcK family protein, whose translation MGLLVLVLAVFLLGFGWWRDIRRARQRSKQLQRRPRIVAIGGGTGLSVVLRGLKEFDVDLTAVVTVADDGGSSGRLRSDLAIPPPGDIRNCLVALADTEPLLERLLQFRFPAGEGLAGHSFGNLFLAAMTHIMGDFESAIRETSRVLAVRGRVLPAVHEDVVLRAVLEDGRVVEGESNIPLAGGKVHHVELSPAELHPLPEALAAIREADAIVIGPGSLYTSVLPNLLVPELTEAIAASPAKKIYVCNVMTQPGETDAFSAAEHVEVIYRHIDKRLFDYIIVNASTLPAEALEQYQEQKSYPVLVDMERLNRLGLRVIARDFVHYATYARHDSRLVAEQIVSLIGYERWTKNKALHAE comes from the coding sequence ATGGGGTTGCTTGTGCTTGTACTGGCTGTGTTCTTACTGGGTTTTGGCTGGTGGCGAGACATTCGCCGCGCCAGGCAACGTTCGAAACAACTCCAGCGCCGCCCGAGGATCGTCGCCATCGGCGGCGGGACGGGGCTGTCTGTGGTGCTGCGCGGTTTGAAGGAATTTGATGTCGACCTGACTGCCGTAGTCACTGTAGCGGATGACGGAGGCAGTTCTGGACGCCTCCGGTCTGATTTGGCGATTCCGCCTCCTGGCGATATTCGCAACTGCCTGGTGGCGCTCGCTGATACCGAGCCGTTACTGGAGCGATTGCTGCAGTTTCGGTTCCCAGCAGGAGAGGGCCTCGCCGGGCACAGTTTTGGCAACCTGTTCTTGGCAGCGATGACGCACATTATGGGCGATTTTGAGTCTGCGATTCGGGAGACTAGCCGCGTTCTCGCTGTCCGTGGACGGGTGCTGCCTGCTGTGCACGAAGACGTCGTCCTGCGTGCCGTTCTTGAGGACGGCCGAGTTGTCGAAGGTGAGTCAAACATCCCGCTTGCTGGTGGGAAGGTCCATCATGTTGAGTTATCGCCAGCGGAGCTTCATCCGCTTCCCGAGGCTCTGGCAGCCATCCGCGAAGCCGATGCAATTGTTATTGGCCCGGGGAGTCTCTACACGAGTGTTCTACCGAACCTCTTAGTTCCTGAACTCACTGAGGCGATTGCAGCAAGTCCAGCGAAAAAAATTTACGTTTGTAATGTCATGACACAGCCTGGAGAAACCGACGCGTTTTCGGCTGCTGAGCATGTTGAAGTTATCTACCGTCACATTGATAAACGACTGTTTGACTACATTATCGTCAACGCTTCTACGCTGCCAGCTGAGGCGCTGGAACAGTATCAAGAGCAAAAGTCCTACCCGGTTCTCGTTGATATGGAGAGACTCAACCGCTTAGGGCTGCGTGTTATTGCCCGAGACTTTGTCCACTATGCGACGTATGCTCGCCATGACAGCAGACTTGTTGCCGAACAAATTGTCAGTCTCATCGGCTATGAACGCTGGACGAAAAACAAGGCCTTGCATGCAGAGTGA
- a CDS encoding tetratricopeptide repeat protein has product MDRHTTSDSNTLRDRRSLRRDRNNVIAMQLDAAFFFERGVRYLERNQLKKALHAFRKTVEYEPNNPINYCNLAGVLSELGDFEGSNEALLHVLEKLDPDMTECQFYLANNYANMGQYDIAEEYVIRYLDKDPEGEFAPDAEEMLDILMDEFGGGEAYAKWEETRKERERTQAIEDGRHFLEEGQFEAAVQWLEGLIKRNPDDTAARNNLSLAYYYTGRYQQAIETAEQVLEREPDNIHGLCNLAVFTAHIGSPAALVPIVKKLKKVFPLHYDHAMKIATTLGIIGEHGAAFEVFSRLARLVDQAEPVLMHSIAASAANSGRFGTARKWWKVLSQEPDMADVALYYLDALREAEHLGLRIMRVSYQYDVPLQVKFAEMKKRLSRGDIESWRNDPLLRTSLYWGLRHGTDEMRRAVIRTLSVMGDPDAERTLRSFLQRQDIPVPLQAAALYALQRMGARGRVELWSGGQEISIRMSDVPKDIILAVDSVWSEIYQNAEKWLSGQHKKRLAAEAKRVWSGFLRHAFGRNEFVIGKPEIWTAALVYSVLKRHGIPVRQKDVAEEFKVSTSSVSKAAGKLSGFFLTMP; this is encoded by the coding sequence ATGGATAGACATACAACCAGTGATTCCAATACACTGCGTGATCGGCGCTCGCTTCGACGAGACCGCAATAACGTCATCGCCATGCAACTCGACGCCGCGTTTTTTTTCGAACGAGGCGTGAGGTATTTGGAACGCAACCAATTAAAAAAGGCACTTCACGCGTTTCGCAAGACCGTGGAGTATGAGCCGAATAATCCCATAAATTATTGTAATCTGGCAGGCGTCTTGTCGGAACTCGGGGATTTCGAAGGGTCTAACGAGGCCTTATTGCATGTGCTCGAGAAACTCGATCCGGACATGACTGAGTGTCAGTTCTACCTTGCAAATAATTATGCCAATATGGGTCAGTACGATATCGCCGAAGAGTACGTGATTCGCTACTTGGACAAGGACCCAGAAGGGGAATTTGCGCCTGACGCCGAGGAAATGCTCGACATCTTAATGGATGAATTCGGCGGCGGCGAAGCGTACGCCAAGTGGGAAGAGACACGCAAAGAGCGTGAGCGAACACAGGCCATCGAAGATGGTCGGCATTTTCTTGAAGAGGGTCAATTTGAAGCCGCAGTGCAGTGGCTAGAAGGTTTAATCAAGCGCAATCCCGATGATACAGCCGCCCGCAACAACCTGTCCCTCGCCTATTACTACACGGGGCGTTACCAGCAGGCGATTGAAACGGCTGAACAAGTTCTTGAACGGGAACCGGACAACATTCACGGTCTCTGCAACTTGGCGGTCTTCACAGCGCACATCGGCAGCCCGGCCGCGCTTGTGCCAATTGTCAAAAAGCTGAAAAAGGTGTTCCCGCTTCATTATGACCATGCGATGAAAATTGCCACGACGCTCGGCATCATCGGAGAGCACGGCGCTGCATTCGAAGTCTTTAGCAGACTTGCACGCCTTGTCGATCAGGCAGAGCCTGTTCTTATGCATTCGATTGCCGCATCTGCCGCAAACAGCGGTCGGTTTGGAACAGCGCGCAAGTGGTGGAAGGTCCTCAGTCAAGAGCCGGATATGGCCGACGTGGCACTCTACTATCTTGATGCGCTGCGAGAGGCGGAGCATCTCGGCCTTCGCATCATGCGCGTCAGTTATCAGTACGATGTGCCGCTTCAAGTCAAGTTCGCCGAGATGAAAAAACGGCTCAGCCGAGGGGACATTGAAAGCTGGAGAAATGATCCGCTGTTGCGGACATCTCTGTACTGGGGCCTTCGCCACGGTACGGACGAAATGCGGCGCGCCGTGATTCGGACGCTGTCTGTGATGGGCGATCCCGATGCAGAACGCACGCTGCGCTCCTTCTTACAGCGTCAAGATATCCCTGTTCCGCTTCAGGCTGCAGCACTTTACGCTCTGCAGCGAATGGGTGCCCGCGGTCGTGTCGAATTGTGGTCCGGCGGCCAGGAGATCTCTATCCGTATGAGTGATGTCCCGAAGGACATTATCCTCGCTGTTGATTCGGTGTGGAGCGAGATCTATCAGAACGCAGAGAAGTGGTTGTCGGGCCAGCACAAGAAGCGGCTTGCAGCTGAGGCGAAGCGAGTCTGGAGTGGTTTTTTGCGACACGCTTTCGGGCGCAATGAGTTCGTCATCGGCAAACCTGAAATTTGGACTGCCGCGCTCGTGTATAGTGTATTGAAACGCCACGGCATCCCTGTGCGCCAGAAGGACGTCGCAGAGGAATTCAAGGTGTCGACGTCATCGGTGAGTAAAGCAGCTGGCAAACTCAGCGGATTTTTCTTGACCATGCCGTAG
- a CDS encoding ROK family glucokinase, whose amino-acid sequence MDAWFGIDIGGTSVKTALVDGHGTILAQQSFDTGDNRGADFIAARIAEVLSALKDKLALNGKDNVTVHGAGVGIPGFLDLDTGMVAEAVNLGWINVPFERMLEDTLSMPVVMENDANLAALGEAFAGAGAGHRVVLCATVGTGIGGGIAIDGVLHRGVNGMAGEIGHLVVKREGGVLCNCGHSGCLETLASATAIVRTAREQQANGQLPADKPIMEAKDVFDLADTGHATATQVIADAAEWLGYGLSLAAITLNPDVIVIGGGVSKASERFLAPMQRAFERYSLQRVAEAAHVRAATLSNDAGVIGAARLAQQQVGV is encoded by the coding sequence GTGGACGCATGGTTTGGTATTGATATCGGGGGGACTAGCGTCAAGACCGCTTTGGTGGATGGTCATGGGACCATCCTCGCACAGCAGTCATTTGATACAGGTGACAATCGCGGTGCAGACTTCATCGCAGCCCGAATTGCAGAAGTCTTGTCGGCATTGAAAGACAAGCTCGCTTTAAACGGTAAGGATAATGTGACAGTCCACGGCGCTGGTGTTGGTATTCCCGGATTCCTCGATCTCGACACTGGCATGGTTGCCGAGGCCGTCAACCTCGGCTGGATAAACGTGCCGTTTGAGCGCATGCTTGAGGATACTCTCAGCATGCCGGTTGTGATGGAGAACGACGCCAATCTCGCTGCACTCGGTGAAGCGTTCGCTGGCGCTGGTGCTGGTCACCGCGTGGTGCTGTGCGCCACTGTCGGGACGGGCATTGGCGGCGGCATCGCCATCGACGGTGTTTTGCACCGGGGCGTCAACGGTATGGCCGGGGAGATTGGACACTTGGTTGTAAAGCGCGAAGGCGGGGTTCTCTGTAACTGTGGTCACTCCGGTTGCCTGGAAACGTTGGCTTCTGCAACAGCCATTGTACGGACGGCCCGAGAGCAGCAGGCAAACGGGCAACTACCTGCAGACAAGCCAATCATGGAAGCGAAAGACGTGTTCGATCTCGCCGATACCGGCCATGCCACTGCCACTCAAGTGATTGCGGATGCAGCAGAGTGGCTCGGCTACGGCTTGTCATTGGCAGCCATCACGCTCAACCCCGACGTCATCGTGATTGGCGGTGGTGTGTCAAAAGCAAGCGAACGATTTCTCGCGCCTATGCAGCGCGCTTTTGAACGCTACAGCCTTCAGCGTGTGGCCGAAGCAGCGCATGTCCGTGCAGCGACCCTATCGAACGATGCCGGGGTGATTGGAGCGGCCCGCTTGGCCCAGCAGCAAGTCGGCGTGTAA
- a CDS encoding NUDIX domain-containing protein produces the protein MLRKPRRGWWVVPGGKVEPTETWLEAITREVWEETGLTISGLTLRGVHRIRIEEADGHIKDRLIAQFSALEASGNMLEECKEGKLDTIAFDELAGLPMDEGDRIMIQHALAGIQSGQSDIYFGKFTYTLDHQLVSYHISLQLPMVTGTTTE, from the coding sequence ATGCTGCGCAAGCCCCGTCGTGGTTGGTGGGTCGTGCCAGGTGGCAAAGTCGAGCCGACGGAAACCTGGCTAGAGGCTATCACTCGAGAAGTCTGGGAAGAGACGGGACTTACAATCAGCGGGTTGACGCTGCGCGGGGTTCATCGAATCCGTATTGAGGAAGCTGACGGTCATATCAAAGACCGCTTAATCGCACAATTTTCCGCGCTAGAGGCCTCGGGAAACATGCTCGAAGAGTGCAAGGAAGGTAAGCTCGACACGATTGCGTTCGATGAACTTGCGGGCCTGCCGATGGACGAAGGCGACAGAATCATGATTCAACACGCCCTCGCTGGCATACAGAGCGGACAATCGGACATCTATTTTGGCAAATTTACATACACTCTGGACCATCAATTGGTGAGTTATCACATCTCACTGCAATTGCCCATGGTCACTGGGACAACGACAGAGTAA